From Magnolia sinica isolate HGM2019 chromosome 13, MsV1, whole genome shotgun sequence, one genomic window encodes:
- the LOC131224150 gene encoding protein FAR1-RELATED SEQUENCE 5-like — protein MTIRLQMNGRFSVTKFVAEHNHEVVTPSKVHMLRSQRGLTDAQSAVADMANNSGITPSATMTFMSKQAGGRENLGYQPVDYKNYLRKKRMKAMERGDAGAVLEYFTKMQVENPSFFYAIQVDEDDQITNIFWADAKSIMDYSYFGDVIYFDTTYRINSYGRPFAPFIGVMSGKQPRTMLTDQCAVMGNAIADVMPETYHRLCIWHIYQNTAKHLSNVFHGSKSFEYDFSRCVYDYEEEEEFLIAWNNMLEKYDLMQNKWLQALFKERNKWALVYGKNTFCADMKSTQRSESMNNVLKKYLSSKYNLLCFFTHYERVVADQRYRELEADFKMRQSTPILYVDVEMLMEAAKAYPPEVFKMFQNEYKKFFSHTIHKSGEFDTVLEFQVICNDKVGGHLVKFDTSNNTVTCSCKKFEFVRILCSHALKVLDYYNIKVLPSNYILKRWQRDAKVGAVKDHLGFTIQGDPKISLEKCYSYLCRKFVKIASMAAEYEDAFDFADRYSDKFHDKLTECIKGIKKLPLMTYQTNDENVDAEIVCHQSTDNELPIMTSQINDENVDTESVHHQPTDNKVTFVDSLHSQIGQKVPIMSPFGLPVAYYGYHQPNINIYQQNSLSIRSQGSFVTSGSYFGVPGGSWVAGTSGSMNTHHLPLVGAKQASTGNNKIIRGPAPA, from the exons ATGACTATTAGGCTTCAAATGAATGGTAGATTCAGTGTCACTAAATTTGTTGCAGAGCATAACCATGAGGTCGTTACACCATCAAAAGTACACATGTTAAGGTCACAACGAGGTTTAACTGATGCTCAATCAGCTGTAGCAGATATGGCAAACAATTCAGGCATAACACCATCAGCAACTATGACATTTATGAGCAAGCAGGCTGGAGGTCGAGAGAATTTGGGATACCAACCTGTTGATTACAAAAATTACTTGAGAAAAAAGCGAATGAAAGCGATGGAAAGGGGAGATGCAGGAGCTGTTTTAGAATATTTTACAAAAATGCAAGTAGAGAATCCATCTTTTTTTTATGCAATACAGGTAGATGAAGATGATcaaatcaccaatattttttggGCAGATGCAAAGTCGATAATGGATTATAGCTATTTTGGGGATGTGATCTACTTTGATACTACATACAGGATAAACAGCTATGGTCGTCCATTTGCCCCATTTATTGGG GTAATGTCTGGAAAGCAACCAAGGACAATGTTAACAGATCAATGTGCTGTAATGGGCAATGCAATAGCTGATGTGATGCCGGAAACATACCATCGTCTATGTATCTGGCATATATACCAAAATACTGCAAAGCACCTTAGTAAtgtatttcatggttcaaaaagttTTGAATATGATTTCAGTAGATGTGTGTATGattatgaagaagaggaagagtttCTAATTGCATGGAATAATATGCTTGAGAAATATGATTTGATGCAAAATAAATGGTTACAAGCGTtgtttaaagaaagaaacaaatgggCTTTGGTGTATGGCAAAAATACATTCTGCGCTGATATGAAGAGCACACAACGGAGTGAAAGCATGAATAATGTTTTGAAGAAATATTTAAGTTCCAAATACAATCTTTTGTGTTTCTTCACGCATTATGAACGAGTAGTGGCTGATCAACGATATCGAGAATTGGAAGCTGATTTCAAAATGAGGCAAAGTACCCCAATATTGTATGTTGATGTGGAGATGTTGATGGAAGCGGCAAAAGCATACCCTCCAGAAGTATTTAAAATGTTCCAAAATGAGTACAAAAAGTTTTTTAGTCATACAATTCATAAAAGTGGTGAATTTGATACAGTGTTAGAGTTTCAAGTTATTTGTAATGACAAAGTTGGAGGCCATCTTGTCAAATTTGACACATCAAACAATACCGTCACATGTAGTTGTAAGAAATTTGAGTTTGTCAGGATACTATGTAGCCATGCACTAAAAGTTCTggattattataatataaaggtGCTTCCTTCCAATTATATTTTGAAAAGATGGCAAAGAGATGCAAAAGTTGGTGCTGTGAAGGACCATCTTGGGTTTACCATACAAGGTGATCCTAAGATTTCTTTAGAGAAGTGTTATAGCTATTTGTGTCGCAAGTTTGTTAAAATTGCTTCAATGGCTGCGGAATATGAAGATGCATTTGATTTTGCTGATAGATATTCAGACAAATTTCATGATAAATTGACAGAGTGTATAAAAGGGATCAAGAAACTTCCATTGATGACATATCAAACTAATGATGAAAATGTAGATGCTGAAATTGTTTGTCATCAATCGACTGACAATGAGCTGCCAATTATGACATCTCAAATTAATGATGAAAATGTAGATACTGAAAGTGTTCATCATCAACCGACTGACAATAAAGTTACTTTCGTTGATAGTCTCCACTCACAAATT GGTCAAAAAGTTCCTATAATGAGTCCTTTTGGATTACCAGTAGCTTATTATGGGTACCATCAACCTAATATTAACATATACCAGCAAAATTCCTTGAGCATCAGATCTCAG GGTAGCTTTGTTACTAGCGGGAGTTATTTTGGAGTACCTGGTGGAAGTTGGGTAGCTGGCACCAGTGGATCCATGAATACACATCATCTGCCTCTTGTGGGTGCCAAACAGGCATCAACTGGTAACAACAAAATTATTCGAGGACCAGCGCCTGCCTAA
- the LOC131223186 gene encoding EG45-like domain containing protein, with amino-acid sequence MQPRILLHLILMVIFLDAATRCRGYNREQFPENGLFAAASQAVWDNGAACGRKYQIQCLSGLRHPCKDGTIEVEIVDLCRNNPCPAMLVLSNIAFEAISRTPNTKVGINFAQI; translated from the exons ATGCAACCAAGGATTTTGCTTCATCTTATATTAATGGTAATTTTCCTTGATGCAGCCACAAGATGCCGGGGCTACAACAGAGAACAGTTTCCAGAGAATGGTTTATTTGCTGCGGCGAGCCAAGCGGTGTGGGACAATGGTGCGGCATGTGGTCGGAAGTACCAAATCCAGTGCTTGAGCGGCCTCAGGCACCCATGCAAAGACGGCACTATAGAAGTAGAGATTGTCGATTTGTGTCGAAACAATCCATGCCCAGCTATGCTGGTCTTATCTAACATAGCCTTTGAGGCCATTTCGAGGACCCCCAACACCAAAGTCGGCATCAATTTTGCTCA GATCTGA